Proteins from one Planctomyces sp. SH-PL62 genomic window:
- a CDS encoding Rad52/Rad22 family DNA repair protein, whose translation MSQHIEIFAALAAPFANDEVRSRSQGGREFQYVTARTVMNRLDEVLGPANWWDEYTPMDNAIICRLTVRLPDGTTLTKSDAGGFTTTADTSDYEKSGFSDAFKRAAVKFGVGRYLYGDGVPQSIRETLVRVRREQAAAAAPQAPAPAPAPAPAVEAERIAAEPLQPAPRSAPEVSAGVAPKSGKALFAWVKERDEKLGVDLLRTLSDWGKNNHFPARMVQWSGEQVDQGHSEAVRLLSGMMADGPALASAGPRR comes from the coding sequence ATGTCCCAGCACATCGAGATTTTCGCGGCGCTCGCCGCTCCGTTCGCGAACGACGAAGTGCGGTCCCGGAGCCAGGGGGGCCGTGAGTTCCAGTATGTGACGGCCCGGACGGTCATGAATCGCCTGGACGAGGTCCTCGGCCCCGCGAACTGGTGGGACGAGTACACGCCGATGGACAACGCGATCATCTGCCGGCTGACGGTCCGCCTGCCGGACGGGACGACGCTGACCAAGAGCGACGCCGGCGGGTTCACGACCACGGCCGACACCAGCGACTACGAAAAGAGCGGCTTCTCCGACGCCTTCAAGCGGGCCGCGGTCAAGTTCGGCGTGGGCCGTTATCTCTACGGCGACGGCGTCCCGCAGTCGATCCGCGAGACCCTCGTCCGCGTCCGCCGCGAGCAGGCCGCCGCGGCCGCGCCGCAGGCCCCCGCCCCGGCGCCGGCCCCGGCCCCGGCCGTCGAGGCCGAGCGGATCGCCGCGGAACCGCTCCAGCCGGCCCCGCGGTCCGCCCCGGAAGTCTCCGCGGGGGTCGCCCCGAAGTCGGGCAAGGCCCTCTTCGCCTGGGTCAAGGAACGCGACGAGAAGCTCGGCGTCGACCTCCTGAGGACCCTCAGCGATTGGGGCAAGAACAACCACTTCCCCGCCCGGATGGTCCAGTGGAGCGGCGAGCAGGTCGACCAGGGCCACTCCGAGGCCGTCCGCCTGCTCTCGGGAATGATGGCCGACGGCCCCGCACTGGCCTCCGCCGGGCCCCGCCGTTGA
- the glgA gene encoding glycogen synthase GlgA — protein MNIVFVASEGVPFAKTGGLADVAGALPRAVADLGHSTSLFIPCYRKVWEANRDLAATGITLRIPIGTSTVLGHVFEGRLPDSDVPVYLIDQPDYFDRDGFYGHLGHDFEDNCERFVFFQRAVLEAVVALGIKPDVFHCNDWQTGLLPVYLKSLYHNIPELASAGCLFTIHNLAYQGLFWHWDLPLTGLDWSYFNYRALEFHGKLSFMKAGLVFSDMLTTVSPTYASEIQAQRHGAGLDGLLRDRQADLRGIVNGIDERSWTPRHETMLAANYDVDTVATGKAACKAWLQRRAGLPVRPDAPLFAQIGRLDPQKGWDLLAEVADRLLEHDVQLIVLGTGHPKYHNLLEALVHRHPGKVWAYLGFSDDLAHQIEAGADVFLMPSLFEPCGLNQLYSLAHGTVPVVHATGGLVDTVVDLTPQTLAEGRATGFVFHEPTAASVWRALERVLQTWSDRPTWEKLVKAGMSDDWSWKQSAGRYVELYHEIQRRRRPQLAQPTREKPVPA, from the coding sequence GTGAACATCGTGTTCGTCGCTTCCGAAGGCGTCCCGTTCGCCAAGACGGGGGGCCTGGCCGACGTCGCCGGCGCCCTCCCCAGGGCCGTGGCGGACCTCGGCCACTCCACGTCGCTGTTCATCCCCTGCTACCGCAAGGTCTGGGAGGCGAACCGCGATCTCGCCGCCACCGGCATCACCCTCCGCATTCCGATCGGGACCTCGACCGTCCTCGGCCACGTCTTCGAGGGTCGCCTGCCGGATTCCGACGTCCCCGTCTATCTCATCGACCAGCCCGACTATTTCGATCGCGACGGATTCTACGGGCACCTCGGCCACGACTTCGAGGACAACTGCGAGCGTTTCGTCTTCTTCCAGCGCGCCGTGCTGGAGGCGGTCGTCGCGCTGGGGATCAAGCCCGACGTCTTCCATTGCAATGACTGGCAGACCGGCCTACTCCCCGTCTATCTGAAGTCGCTGTATCACAACATCCCCGAGTTGGCCTCCGCCGGCTGCCTGTTCACGATCCACAACCTGGCCTATCAAGGCCTGTTCTGGCACTGGGACCTCCCGCTCACCGGGCTGGACTGGAGCTATTTCAACTACCGGGCGTTGGAGTTCCACGGCAAGCTCAGCTTCATGAAGGCCGGGCTCGTCTTCTCCGACATGCTGACGACCGTGAGCCCGACCTACGCGTCGGAGATCCAGGCCCAGAGGCACGGCGCCGGGCTCGACGGCCTGCTTCGAGATCGCCAGGCCGATCTCCGCGGCATCGTCAACGGCATCGACGAGAGATCCTGGACGCCCCGGCACGAGACGATGCTGGCCGCGAACTACGACGTCGACACGGTCGCGACCGGCAAGGCGGCCTGCAAGGCCTGGCTTCAACGACGCGCCGGGCTCCCGGTCCGGCCGGACGCCCCCCTGTTCGCTCAGATCGGCCGGCTCGACCCCCAGAAGGGCTGGGACCTGCTCGCCGAGGTGGCCGACCGCCTCCTGGAGCACGACGTCCAGTTGATCGTCCTGGGGACCGGCCACCCCAAGTACCACAACCTTCTGGAAGCGCTGGTCCACCGCCACCCCGGCAAGGTCTGGGCCTACCTGGGGTTCTCCGACGACCTGGCGCACCAGATTGAGGCCGGCGCAGACGTCTTCCTGATGCCCAGCCTCTTCGAACCGTGCGGCCTGAACCAGCTTTACAGCCTGGCGCACGGCACGGTCCCCGTGGTCCACGCCACCGGCGGTCTGGTCGACACCGTCGTCGACCTCACCCCCCAGACGCTGGCCGAGGGCCGGGCCACCGGCTTCGTCTTCCACGAGCCCACCGCGGCCTCCGTGTGGCGGGCGCTGGAACGGGTCCTCCAGACCTGGAGCGACCGCCCCACCTGGGAAAAGCTCGTCAAGGCGGGCATGTCCGACGACTGGTCCTGGAAGCAAAGCGCGGGACGTTACGTCGAGCTCTATCACGAGATCCAGCGGAGGCGTCGGCCTCAGCTTGCCCAGCCCACCAGGGAAAAGCCGGTTCCGGCTTGA